In the genome of Raphanus sativus cultivar WK10039 chromosome 4, ASM80110v3, whole genome shotgun sequence, one region contains:
- the LOC108855849 gene encoding photosystem I reaction center subunit XI, chloroplastic, translated as MAASASPMASQLRSSLSSAAIARRLAVPKGISGPSFGVYPTKRISSFTVRAAQTDKPTFQVIQPINGDPFIGSLETPVTSSPLIAWYLSNLPAYRTAVNPLLRGVEVGLAHGFLLVGPFVKAGPLRNTAYAGSAGSLAAAGLVVILSMCLTIYGISSFKEGEPSIAPSLTLTGRKKQPDQLQTAEGWAKFTGGFFFGGISGVTWAYFLLYVLDLPYYVK; from the exons atggCAGCAAGTGCATCTCCAATGGCGAGCCAGCTAAGGAGCAGCTTATCCTCCGCTGCAATTGCTAGGCGTCTAGCCGTCCCTAAGGGAATCTCCGGCCCTTCTTTCGGCGTATATCCGACCAAGAGAATCTCTTCCTTCACTGTCCGAGCTGCTCAGACCGACAAG CCAACGTTTCAAGTGATCCAACCAATCAACGGCGATCCATTCATCGGAAGTTTGGAGACTCCTGTAACGTCAAGCCCTTTGATTGCGTGGTATCTTTCCAACCTCCCGGCTTACCGCACCGCCGTCAACCCTCTCCTTCGTGGTGTTGAAGTGGGCTTGGCACATGGTTTCCTCTTAGTGGGCCCATTTGTCAAAGCTGGCCCATTAAGGAACACTGCTTACGCTGGTTCCGCCGGCTCCTTAGCCGCCGCTGGGCTTGTAGTCATCCTCAGCATGTGCCTCACTATCTACGGAATCTCTTCGTTCAAGGAAGGAGAGCCCTCGATTGCTCCGAGTTTGACGTTGACTGGGCGGAAGAAGCAGCCTGACCAGCTTCAGACAGCTGAGGGATGGGCAAAATTTACGGGAGGGTTCTTCTTCGGAGGGATCTCTGGTGTGACTTGGGCTTACTTTCTCCTGTACGTTCTTGACCTTCCCTATTACGTCAAATGA